In a single window of the Dinghuibacter silviterrae genome:
- a CDS encoding vanadium-dependent haloperoxidase, whose translation MMRKNIGLLFLAVGHLCQAQNGKEKVLTDYLRPAVFSLTMVMVHDVVNPPAACRYYTYAMLGAYDLVSAHDTAIARPSGFIQGFPKGEPDAGYDYKVAAAFSILETGRLMLPSGYRLEDEEQKFVELLKKQKWPQDIIDRSLEAGRKASARVVAWSKGDHYNLLSAKLRYTPKRTDSTWYPTPPAYMEAVEPNWRIIRPVFIDSADQFIPPPPVSFSKDSASTFYHLARAVYDVSKDTGALSLRERTIASFWDCNPFAIATSGHMMIGLKKISPGGHWMEIAGIASSAAGLDFDHTIQVQTLVAATMMDAFISCWDEKYRTNRIRPETYINRYIDVQWHPLLQTPPFPEYTSGHSVVSTAAAEVLTYLLGQQLDYTDDAERLFDIQPRRFHSFRDAAAEAAISRFYGGIHYLDSIVNGQVEGKALAAYVVALLAKAGVRPLRMSGLAVN comes from the coding sequence ATGATGAGGAAAAATATAGGGTTGTTGTTCCTGGCGGTGGGGCATCTTTGCCAGGCGCAGAATGGGAAGGAAAAAGTATTGACGGATTATCTCCGCCCGGCCGTTTTCTCCCTGACGATGGTGATGGTGCACGATGTTGTCAATCCACCGGCTGCCTGCAGGTACTATACCTACGCCATGCTGGGTGCCTACGACCTGGTGTCGGCCCACGATACGGCCATCGCCCGTCCGTCCGGGTTTATCCAGGGTTTCCCCAAAGGGGAGCCGGATGCGGGGTACGATTATAAAGTCGCCGCGGCCTTTTCCATCCTGGAAACCGGACGCCTGATGCTGCCCTCCGGCTACCGGTTGGAAGACGAAGAGCAGAAGTTCGTAGAACTGCTGAAGAAACAAAAATGGCCGCAGGACATCATCGACCGGTCGCTGGAAGCCGGCCGTAAGGCCAGCGCCAGGGTCGTTGCCTGGTCCAAGGGCGATCACTACAATCTGTTGAGTGCGAAATTGCGGTACACACCGAAGCGGACGGATTCGACGTGGTATCCGACCCCCCCGGCATACATGGAGGCCGTGGAACCCAATTGGCGCATCATCCGGCCGGTGTTTATCGATTCGGCGGATCAATTTATTCCGCCTCCTCCCGTTTCGTTTAGCAAGGACAGCGCCAGTACGTTCTACCATTTGGCAAGGGCAGTATACGACGTCAGCAAGGACACCGGCGCGTTGTCGCTCCGGGAGCGGACGATCGCCAGCTTCTGGGACTGCAATCCCTTCGCCATAGCGACCTCCGGGCACATGATGATCGGGCTCAAAAAAATAAGCCCCGGCGGACACTGGATGGAGATCGCCGGTATCGCGTCCAGCGCCGCCGGATTGGATTTCGATCATACCATACAGGTACAAACCCTGGTAGCGGCCACGATGATGGATGCTTTCATCAGTTGCTGGGATGAGAAATACCGGACCAACCGGATCCGGCCGGAGACATACATCAACCGGTACATCGACGTCCAATGGCACCCCCTTTTGCAAACCCCGCCTTTCCCGGAATATACCAGCGGTCACAGCGTCGTTTCCACGGCAGCGGCGGAAGTACTCACCTATCTGTTGGGACAGCAACTCGACTACACCGATGACGCGGAGCGGCTTTTCGACATTCAACCCCGCCGTTTTCATTCCTTCCGGGATGCCGCCGCGGAAGCCGCCATATCCCGGTTTTATGGGGGCATCCACTACCTGGACTCCATTGTCAACGGGCAGGTGGAAGGCAAAGCCCTCGCCGCGTATGTGGTGGCGTTGCTGGCAAAGGCCGGTGTGCGGCCGCTGCGGATGTCCGGATTAGCCGTAAATTAG
- the poxB gene encoding ubiquinone-dependent pyruvate dehydrogenase: protein MKIAKMIVDTLADAGVTRLHGLVGDSANAIANEIRESKRLRWLHYRHEEAAAFAAGAEAQLTGRLAVCIGSCGPGNMHLINGLYDAHRSYAPVLAIATHIPSTEIGTGYFQETDPKALFNGCSHYCELVSSGAQMPRILQTAMQHAVGRGGVAVIVLSGDVALEEVEFPKLRHPLLLQQPVIRPSDRELSALAGLLNGHDRVTLLCGAGCRDAHDEVLALCGKLQSPVVTALRGKQYVEYDNPYDVGLTGLIGYRSGYEAMERCEVLLMLGTDFPYKDFYPSDAAIVQIDCRAENLGRRAAIRTGLVGDIRETLSALLPLVEDKKDTAHLEHCTKEYSRIRGQLDKKADPGRSDTIVYPEYLVAELSRTAADNAIFTCDVGTPTVWAARYLQMKKGRNLLGSFNHGSMAGAMPQAIGAQFCYPERQVISLSGDGGFSMLMGDLLTIRQYQLPVKIVVFNNGQLGFVALEMKVQGYPPFGTDLDNPDFAAMAEAIGIRGMSVKTPDRVTPAIAEALAHPGPVLLDVYVNPSELSMPPTVKLEQAKGFSLYMYRQILDGNIGEVVDTVKTNFLK, encoded by the coding sequence ATGAAGATCGCAAAAATGATCGTGGACACCCTGGCAGACGCGGGGGTGACCCGGTTGCACGGGCTGGTCGGCGACTCCGCCAACGCCATCGCCAACGAGATCAGGGAAAGCAAGCGCCTCCGCTGGCTGCACTACCGTCACGAGGAAGCCGCGGCCTTCGCCGCCGGGGCGGAAGCGCAGCTGACCGGCCGGCTGGCGGTGTGCATCGGCAGCTGCGGTCCCGGAAATATGCACCTGATCAACGGTCTTTATGACGCACACCGCAGCTATGCCCCGGTGCTGGCGATCGCCACCCACATTCCCAGCACGGAAATCGGCACCGGCTATTTCCAGGAAACCGATCCCAAGGCCCTCTTTAATGGTTGCAGTCACTATTGCGAGCTGGTGTCCTCTGGCGCACAAATGCCCCGCATTTTGCAAACGGCGATGCAGCATGCAGTCGGGCGCGGAGGCGTAGCGGTCATCGTTCTCTCGGGTGATGTCGCGCTTGAAGAGGTGGAATTTCCGAAGCTGCGCCATCCGTTGCTCCTGCAACAACCCGTGATCCGTCCTTCCGACCGGGAATTGTCGGCGCTTGCCGGATTGCTGAACGGACATGACCGGGTCACGCTTTTGTGCGGCGCGGGTTGCCGGGATGCGCACGACGAAGTGCTGGCCCTTTGCGGGAAGCTCCAATCTCCGGTGGTCACTGCGTTGAGGGGCAAGCAATATGTAGAATACGATAATCCCTATGACGTAGGTCTTACAGGCCTGATCGGTTATCGCAGCGGTTATGAGGCAATGGAAAGGTGCGAAGTACTGCTGATGCTGGGAACGGATTTCCCCTATAAGGATTTTTATCCGTCCGATGCGGCCATCGTCCAGATCGACTGCCGGGCGGAGAACTTAGGGAGGCGCGCGGCGATCCGGACCGGCCTGGTCGGGGATATACGGGAAACACTGAGCGCATTGCTGCCGTTGGTAGAGGATAAAAAGGACACTGCGCACCTGGAGCATTGCACAAAAGAGTACAGCCGGATACGCGGGCAGCTTGATAAAAAAGCCGATCCCGGGCGGAGCGATACGATCGTCTATCCCGAATACCTCGTGGCCGAGCTGAGCCGCACGGCGGCGGATAACGCCATTTTCACCTGTGACGTAGGTACACCCACTGTATGGGCGGCACGCTACCTGCAGATGAAGAAAGGCCGGAACCTGTTGGGGTCCTTCAACCATGGAAGTATGGCCGGTGCTATGCCCCAGGCCATCGGTGCCCAGTTCTGTTATCCGGAAAGACAGGTGATTTCCCTGTCCGGTGACGGAGGGTTTAGCATGCTGATGGGAGACCTGCTCACGATCCGGCAATACCAGCTCCCGGTAAAGATCGTCGTGTTCAATAATGGCCAGTTGGGTTTTGTCGCGCTGGAGATGAAAGTGCAGGGCTATCCGCCCTTTGGCACAGACCTGGATAATCCGGATTTCGCGGCCATGGCGGAAGCCATCGGAATCAGAGGGATGTCAGTAAAAACACCGGACCGCGTGACACCGGCCATTGCAGAGGCGCTTGCCCATCCCGGACCGGTTTTGCTGGACGTATATGTAAACCCTTCGGAATTGAGCATGCCCCCCACCGTTAAGTTGGAGCAGGCAAAAGGATTCAGTCTCTATATGTACCGGCAGATCCTCGACGGGAATATCGGGGAAGTGGTGGATACTGTAAAAACGAATTTCCTGAAATAA
- a CDS encoding DUF7010 family protein, producing the protein MTTNQPTRLDVEAARGEIFHMILFAMAWVMIGEYALDFKDYAAAAVLVIVAVVILALHSIRLYTLEDRLPDAEVGVDPLERKQKRRTRLYALLLIAEGIAIMITWMVVVHLGRRDWLVPGFALVAGLHFFPLARVIRLNSYYLLGAWICVLAVAVYVLEVTGYLPDEGGSALIAYGCAAGAIVDGAWIVARSMQKIH; encoded by the coding sequence ATGACAACCAACCAACCCACGAGGCTCGACGTCGAGGCGGCCAGGGGCGAAATCTTCCACATGATCCTGTTCGCCATGGCCTGGGTGATGATCGGGGAATACGCCCTGGATTTTAAGGACTATGCGGCCGCCGCCGTGCTGGTCATCGTCGCCGTGGTGATCCTGGCCCTGCACTCGATCCGGTTGTATACCCTTGAAGACAGGCTCCCGGATGCCGAAGTGGGGGTGGACCCCTTGGAGCGAAAGCAGAAAAGACGCACCCGTCTTTATGCCCTTCTGCTCATCGCGGAGGGCATAGCGATTATGATTACCTGGATGGTCGTTGTCCATTTGGGGCGCCGTGATTGGCTGGTACCGGGGTTTGCACTGGTGGCCGGGTTGCACTTCTTTCCGCTCGCGCGGGTCATCCGGTTGAACAGTTACTATTTATTGGGTGCCTGGATCTGTGTGCTGGCCGTGGCCGTGTACGTGCTCGAAGTCACAGGCTACCTACCCGATGAGGGCGGCAGTGCATTGATCGCCTACGGCTGTGCGGCCGGCGCTATTGTAGACGGGGCGTGGATCGTAGCGAGGAGTATGCAGAAAATCCATTAG
- a CDS encoding universal stress protein — translation MKPIVVPVNFSGCAACAAHYAAELALLTDGEIHLIHVVTPPFTTPEMTQYAYDMMVDSANTFIKAIQIDLIRRTHNKIPIHTHVETGTVYGQVETLCNRLCPYAVILGASGPSFEKAIGGSPVGSLLHLPFPVLVVPEQVPFHRFQDIVLACDTGDLTSGLPHSLPLLKEWQKRFDAHIHIVTIENGGTAPVELNKALQALHPELHLVHHTRVEEGLFEYLGNHPADLVIVFPKKHRFIEFHSSQSRKLARHSPVPILSLHEA, via the coding sequence ATGAAGCCCATCGTCGTCCCCGTCAACTTTTCCGGCTGTGCCGCCTGTGCCGCCCATTACGCGGCAGAACTCGCCCTGTTGACCGACGGGGAAATCCACCTGATCCACGTGGTCACCCCGCCCTTTACCACACCGGAAATGACGCAGTATGCCTACGATATGATGGTGGACTCCGCCAACACCTTTATCAAGGCCATACAAATCGATCTTATCCGGCGCACCCATAACAAAATTCCGATCCATACACACGTCGAGACCGGTACCGTATACGGACAGGTCGAAACGCTCTGCAACCGGTTATGTCCTTATGCCGTTATCCTCGGGGCATCGGGCCCCTCGTTCGAAAAGGCCATCGGCGGCAGCCCGGTGGGCTCCTTATTACACTTGCCGTTTCCCGTCCTCGTGGTGCCCGAGCAGGTGCCCTTCCACCGTTTCCAGGACATCGTGCTGGCGTGCGATACCGGCGACCTAACCTCCGGCCTCCCCCACTCCCTGCCGCTGCTGAAAGAATGGCAAAAGCGTTTTGACGCCCATATCCATATCGTTACCATAGAGAACGGCGGGACCGCGCCCGTGGAACTGAACAAGGCACTGCAAGCACTCCACCCGGAACTGCACCTCGTCCATCACACCCGCGTGGAAGAAGGGCTTTTCGAATACTTAGGCAATCACCCCGCCGACCTGGTTATCGTTTTTCCCAAAAAACACCGTTTTATCGAATTCCACAGCAGCCAGTCGCGGAAACTGGCCAGGCACAGTCCTGTCCCCATATTGAGCCTGCACGAGGCATAA